AAAGTCGTATAATGTTTTGAATGTATAGGCTTGGGATAATTTTGGCTATTAATGTATTCCGCTATATATTTGGCAAGTTCGTATCTTGAGCATTGGCCTTCGTTGGTCGCGTGATATGTCCCGTATTTATCGGTTTTTATCATTTTCGCGATTAAATTAGCTAAGTCCGCCGTATAGGTCGGGCTGCTTATTTGGTCGTCAACTACATAATAGGGTATTTGGCTTTGGGATTTTTTTATGATGTCTTTTACAAAATTATCGCCGAAATACCCAAAAAGGCAAGATGTTCTTATTATAAAATATTTTTCAAGTATTTTTCTTATAAATAGTTCGGCCTCGTATTTGGTCGCGCCGTAATAATTAATCGGCTTTGGCTGGTCTATAACTTCGTAAGGCTTATCCGATTTGCCGTCAAAAACATAGTCCGAGCTGATAAATGCCAATTTGCAATCATATTTTTTGCATAGTTTGGCGATATTCTCCGTTCCCAAAACATTGACGCGCATGCATAAGTCTTTTTCCAACTCGGCCTTGTCCGCGTTA
This window of the Clostridiales bacterium genome carries:
- the rfbD gene encoding dTDP-4-dehydrorhamnose reductase, with the protein product MTVLVTGAYGQLGQDIIKTLKENNINCLGFSRYALDITDYKALERCFEKHKPDVVIHCAAYTNADKAELEKDLCMRVNVLGTENIAKLCKKYDCKLAFISSDYVFDGKSDKPYEVIDQPKPINYYGATKYEAELFIRKILEKYFIIRTSCLFGYFGDNFVKDIIKKSQSQIPYYVVDDQISSPTYTADLANLIAKMIKTDKYGTYHATNEGQCSRYELAKYIAEYINSQNYPKPIHSKHYTTLAKHPLYTVLSKSSLDLGEFKRLPEYRDSLRRFLKTLD